The Candidatus Krumholzibacteriia bacterium genomic sequence GCGTCAGTGCGCGGGCGACGGTGGCGCTCGGCGCCGAGGTGGACGTCGCGCACGACTCGAGACCCTCGCGCACGAGATCGCGGAACAACTCCTGGGTCACGTCGAACAGGCGCTGGGTGTCGATCGCGTCGTCGAGGAACAGGCCGAAGACGTAGTCACGATCCGAGAAACGGCTCCGCACGCATTCGGGGATCTGGATCGTTCCCGCCACCGAGACGAACTCCTTGCCGTTCAGCGTGTAGCCACCGGGCTTCCACGCCCATTCCATCTCGTCGAGATAGGTCGCGGCCAGGTGCGAGACACCGGTCGCGTTCGCCTCGTCGACGACCATCTGCTGGATCTGGTTCGTCAGCCACCACTGGTCGGTCGCGGGCGTCAGGTGGCTCTGCATGGTCTCGTAGAACCCGGTCCGCACGGTCGAGAGCGCCGCACCGTTCACGATCTGCTCGTACAGGTTGCCCGCGTCGCGCAACGTGAGTTCGTTCGGAGCCGTCACCGCCGGCGTGCCGCAGCCCAGCGGCGCGTGGTTGAGATCGCTGTCGGTGCTGACGCCGCCGAAGGTGCGCACGGAGTTCATGATGTCGAACTCGCCGTAGCGGGCCCGGATCGCCTCGGTGGCGGGGTTGTCCGAGTACCACATCATCAGGCGCGTGGTGTCGTACAGGCTGCGTGCCACGGTCGGGCTGCCACCGGCCGGACAGCTGTTGCCGATGATCGTCTCGTCGTAGGAGATCAGGCTGTTCGTCTGGTCGACACCGGTCGCGATCATCCGCCACGCGTGGAAGTGGTGGAAGATCTTGATCGTGCTCGCCGGTTCGAACCGGAAGTCCGGATTGAGCGAAGCCAGGGTGGGCCCGTTGAGCTGTCGCAGGTACAGGCCGGTGGTTCCGTCGCTTCCGTAGCCGAGTTCCTCGGCCAGGCGCGTGGTGAGCGCGTTCGCGTTGTTGGTCAGGGCGACGGCGTACCGCGTGCCGCTGACGGTCGCATAGGGCTCGATGTCGACGATGCGGGATCCCGTCTGGTTCACGAGGTCGGTGACCCCACTCGCGGTGAATCCGTAGTACCACCACCAGTTCGACTCGGGTGGCATCATGATCACGTCGAAGCGTGTTCCGTCGGCCGCACCTACGACGTCGAGGTCGACGACGCGGTATCCCGTCTCCTGGATCTGGGCCGTGACGAAGGCCTCGTCGACGTTCACCCACCAGTACCAGCCACTGGCGTCGTTGCCCGTGTTCTCGACCATGATGCCGTCGTAGAGGGTGCC encodes the following:
- a CDS encoding serine hydrolase, which encodes MRRMLSRVATLVSLLLVLQTTTAHAIPAPGERLDGTPSEWYWLHNVTPQQVTDLIDDTGARLIDIEVQSADPLRFSAAFVQNAGVHQVSSWWWYYGADFTDVGNLLDTNQARLIDIERYADDRFAVIMVNNTGAEEKTWWWYTSRTVSQMSSLLDQNGARLIDIESRGTAGGTLYDGIMVENTGNDASGWYWWVNVDEAFVTAQIQETGYRVVDLDVVGAADGTRFDVIMMPPESNWWWYYGFTASGVTDLVNQTGSRIVDIEPYATVSGTRYAVALTNNANALTTRLAEELGYGSDGTTGLYLRQLNGPTLASLNPDFRFEPASTIKIFHHFHAWRMIATGVDQTNSLISYDETIIGNSCPAGGSPTVARSLYDTTRLMMWYSDNPATEAIRARYGEFDIMNSVRTFGGVSTDSDLNHAPLGCGTPAVTAPNELTLRDAGNLYEQIVNGAALSTVRTGFYETMQSHLTPATDQWWLTNQIQQMVVDEANATGVSHLAATYLDEMEWAWKPGGYTLNGKEFVSVAGTIQIPECVRSRFSDRDYVFGLFLDDAIDTQRLFDVTQELFRDLVREGLESCATSTSAPSATVARALTLENAVPNPFNPRTQIRFGLAEAGPVRVDVIDPRGRVVATLAHGHHTAGEHTVTWNGRDANGSSVSSGVYFVKATGAGEVRTRKITLLK